One window of the Candidatus Zixiibacteriota bacterium genome contains the following:
- a CDS encoding putative Streptopain (Evidence 3 : Putative function from multiple computational evidences; Product type e : enzyme), producing MLKSLTAKSVCAMLIFFLLIASASSLFATTATLNDMSQVCNNWLTTMVLRNGSWAGSTAPTIASVKDIRVSDTVVARYFEISPNGYIIVPVLKELPVVQAYSEENRINWDDPDGVPVMLKDVLADRARRFVMFYGSLDAAQPDTGVALLAREQRQQWYVYQKDENEFKSQMTAMKMTPTADLGPLVTTVWHQNDPYNMYCPQGDGGRCVVGCVATAAAQVMAYHKWPLQGSGVRTYYWSGDNSCGGHTPGMMITGDFNHAYDWDNIRNTCGYDCTTAQKDAMARLCSDVGIAYSMMYGHCGSGAYLDNTPYVFSHYFRYNNNILELERSGTSLKNWSDSIKAEIENNRPIVYGIYSHAIVCDGWRQVDAIYQVHMNYGWGGSNNFWYTIDQLYCPWSGCSPWVESMYTHIEPDRGVYFTSDTTWGTLPLQVDFAAVTSFPTVDTWTWSFGDGDSAFVESPTHVYTTPGRYDVKVQIQSGSDIRSYTVTKYITALADTLKGGRLNSDPGRTVALTISARNTVPVSHIQIPICFKGDMALTLDSFSTAGCRTDYFEHVSQTMLDEQNCLTSFSLYNSSVGAVDLAAGDGPVLKLYFTIPAGATSDLFNNIGLEGFGTYAPMFYGPVVQFSPKHTDGLIGIIYKCGDANNDETINILDVSALINYLYHQGFPPLPLGRGDANGNGTVNILDVSTLISFLYRGGTAPICPVP from the coding sequence ATGTTAAAATCGTTAACCGCCAAATCCGTCTGCGCAATGTTGATATTTTTCCTCCTTATTGCCTCGGCATCGTCGCTTTTTGCCACCACGGCGACTCTGAACGACATGTCCCAGGTGTGCAATAACTGGTTGACCACTATGGTATTGCGCAATGGCTCATGGGCCGGGTCAACCGCGCCGACGATTGCTTCGGTTAAGGATATAAGGGTTAGCGATACCGTTGTGGCCCGGTATTTTGAAATCAGCCCCAACGGCTATATAATAGTCCCTGTCCTGAAAGAACTGCCCGTGGTACAGGCCTATTCCGAGGAAAATCGGATCAATTGGGATGACCCCGATGGCGTTCCCGTTATGTTAAAAGACGTCCTGGCCGACCGGGCCCGCCGCTTTGTCATGTTTTACGGCTCGCTCGATGCCGCCCAGCCGGATACCGGCGTGGCGCTTTTGGCCCGCGAACAGCGCCAGCAGTGGTATGTCTATCAGAAAGACGAGAATGAATTTAAATCTCAGATGACGGCCATGAAAATGACTCCGACGGCCGATCTGGGTCCGCTTGTAACGACGGTCTGGCACCAGAACGACCCTTATAATATGTATTGCCCGCAGGGAGACGGCGGCCGCTGCGTGGTGGGGTGCGTGGCTACAGCGGCGGCGCAGGTGATGGCCTATCATAAATGGCCCCTCCAGGGAAGCGGCGTAAGAACTTACTATTGGTCCGGCGACAACTCCTGCGGCGGGCATACTCCCGGCATGATGATTACCGGCGATTTCAATCATGCTTACGACTGGGATAATATTCGGAATACTTGCGGTTACGACTGCACGACGGCCCAGAAGGATGCCATGGCCCGTCTCTGTTCCGATGTCGGCATTGCCTACAGCATGATGTACGGCCATTGCGGCTCCGGGGCCTATCTCGATAACACCCCCTATGTCTTTTCCCATTATTTCCGTTATAATAACAATATTCTGGAACTGGAGCGATCCGGAACCAGCCTGAAAAATTGGTCCGATTCCATCAAAGCCGAGATTGAAAATAACCGTCCCATTGTCTACGGCATTTACAGCCACGCCATCGTCTGTGACGGCTGGCGGCAGGTTGATGCCATTTATCAGGTCCATATGAATTATGGCTGGGGAGGGAGCAATAATTTTTGGTACACCATTGATCAATTGTACTGTCCCTGGAGCGGTTGCTCACCGTGGGTGGAATCGATGTATACTCATATCGAGCCCGATCGGGGGGTCTATTTCACTTCCGATACGACCTGGGGAACTCTGCCGCTTCAGGTTGATTTTGCGGCCGTTACCTCTTTCCCGACCGTCGATACGTGGACCTGGTCCTTCGGCGACGGTGACTCGGCCTTCGTGGAATCGCCCACCCATGTCTATACCACTCCCGGCCGGTATGACGTAAAAGTGCAGATTCAGTCGGGCAGCGATATTCGCTCTTATACGGTCACGAAATATATTACCGCTCTGGCCGATACTTTGAAAGGCGGACGGCTCAACAGCGATCCCGGCCGGACGGTGGCCTTGACCATCTCGGCGCGCAATACTGTCCCTGTCAGCCATATTCAAATACCGATCTGTTTCAAGGGCGACATGGCGCTGACTCTTGATTCCTTTTCCACCGCCGGATGCCGAACCGATTATTTCGAACATGTATCTCAAACCATGCTTGATGAACAAAATTGTCTGACCTCCTTTTCCCTGTATAATTCAAGCGTCGGCGCCGTGGATCTGGCGGCAGGTGACGGCCCCGTATTGAAATTGTATTTCACTATTCCGGCCGGAGCGACCTCCGATCTATTTAATAATATCGGCCTGGAAGGATTCGGAACCTATGCGCCGATGTTCTACGGGCCGGTGGTCCAATTTTCTCCCAAGCATACCGATGGCCTGATCGGCATAATCTATAAATGCGGCGATGCCAACAACGACGAGACAATAAATATTCTTGATGTCAGCGCCCTTATAAATTATCTGTATCATCAGGGCTTCCCGCCCCTTCCGCTCGGACGCGGCGACGCCAACGGCAACGGAACCGTCAATATCCTCGATGTCTCGACTCTGATTTCATTCCTTTATCGCGGCGGCACGGCGCCGATTTGCCCCGTCCCTTGA
- a CDS encoding CDP-diacylglycerol/glycerol-3-phosphate3-phospha tidyltransferase, translating to MNMPNKLTLSRIILSPIFIIFFLMDNPMARLTGFIIYCFAAITDLIDGHYARKYGVITGFGKFMDPLADKILVTSALIALVALGPVRAWMVVLIVAREFYVTGIRSLAAYRGAIIVPSYWAKAKTVVQMSTITFILLVVTADSLMSQSANPARALLHFNRQLVYDLAMGATTAITLYTGFDYTFKYYSMIKNLLR from the coding sequence ATGAATATGCCCAATAAATTAACCCTCTCCCGAATAATCCTTTCTCCCATTTTTATAATATTCTTTTTGATGGATAACCCGATGGCGCGCCTGACCGGATTTATTATCTACTGCTTTGCGGCCATTACCGATTTAATCGACGGTCACTATGCCCGGAAATATGGCGTCATTACCGGCTTTGGCAAGTTTATGGATCCCTTGGCCGACAAAATTCTGGTTACGAGCGCCCTGATCGCGCTGGTGGCCCTGGGGCCGGTGCGGGCCTGGATGGTGGTTTTGATTGTGGCGCGGGAGTTCTATGTAACCGGGATCCGTTCTCTGGCGGCTTATCGAGGCGCCATCATCGTGCCGTCCTATTGGGCGAAAGCCAAAACCGTGGTGCAGATGAGCACTATCACCTTTATTTTGCTGGTGGTGACGGCCGATTCCCTGATGAGTCAGTCAGCCAATCCGGCCCGGGCCCTTCTGCATTTCAATCGCCAGTTGGTTTATGATCTGGCCATGGGGGCCACTACGGCCATCACGCTCTATACCGGATTCGACTATACTTTCAAATATTATTCCATGATAAAGAACCTCCTGCGATGA
- the cinA gene encoding putative competence-damage inducible protein (Evidence 3 : Putative function from multiple computational evidences), with translation MEIELISIGDEIISGHTLDTNSAFIAARLIENGFWVNYKSAVGDDLRRMEEVIYQALKRADIVITTGGLGPTDDDITKRAIVKIFRRNLIFNEDVLEDLKKRYAARGIKMPAINQNQALLPQGATYLPNKTGSAVGIAIVEDGKIFVSLPGVPHEMEIMVKEELIPFLLARMKPGYVRVIKLRTTGLIESAVAEKITGAVKIPETTHLAYLPWPGGVDLRIVSSGEAPETADLPAETLAKHLRELVGKYIYGENDDTLEGMIGKLLKERGQKLAVAESCTGGLLAGMITSVPGSSAYFDRGVVTYSNRAKVELLGVPEAIIDKHGAVSAETAEAMAAGIRERANTDFGLSITGIAGPDGGTEEKPVGTVFIACAGPLGVKSKKMNYGTGREFIRRRSVYAALELLRRTILGIE, from the coding sequence ATGGAAATTGAACTCATTAGCATCGGCGACGAAATCATATCCGGACATACTCTCGACACCAATTCCGCCTTTATTGCCGCCCGCCTGATTGAAAACGGCTTCTGGGTGAATTATAAGAGCGCCGTCGGCGATGATTTAAGGCGGATGGAAGAGGTCATTTATCAGGCCCTCAAGCGGGCCGATATCGTCATCACCACCGGCGGGCTGGGGCCGACCGATGATGACATCACCAAGCGGGCCATAGTCAAAATTTTCAGACGAAATCTGATTTTCAACGAAGATGTTCTGGAGGACCTTAAAAAAAGATATGCCGCCCGCGGTATCAAGATGCCGGCGATAAATCAAAATCAGGCCCTTCTTCCTCAGGGCGCCACCTATTTGCCAAACAAAACCGGATCGGCCGTCGGGATCGCCATTGTCGAGGACGGCAAGATTTTCGTCTCTCTTCCCGGTGTCCCCCATGAAATGGAAATCATGGTGAAGGAGGAACTGATCCCTTTTCTCCTGGCGCGGATGAAACCGGGATATGTGCGGGTCATAAAACTTCGGACAACCGGTCTCATCGAATCGGCCGTCGCCGAAAAGATTACCGGCGCCGTGAAAATCCCGGAAACCACCCATCTGGCTTATCTCCCGTGGCCGGGCGGAGTCGATTTGCGGATTGTGTCATCGGGTGAAGCCCCCGAAACAGCCGACCTTCCCGCCGAAACTCTGGCCAAACATTTGCGGGAGTTGGTCGGTAAATATATCTATGGCGAAAATGATGATACGCTCGAAGGGATGATCGGAAAATTGCTGAAAGAGCGCGGGCAGAAGTTGGCCGTCGCCGAATCATGCACCGGCGGCCTCCTGGCGGGAATGATTACCTCGGTCCCCGGTTCTTCGGCCTATTTCGACCGCGGGGTTGTCACCTATTCCAACCGGGCCAAGGTGGAACTTCTCGGCGTCCCGGAGGCAATTATCGATAAACATGGCGCGGTTTCGGCCGAGACCGCAGAGGCGATGGCGGCCGGGATAAGGGAAAGGGCCAATACCGATTTTGGTCTTTCCATCACGGGCATCGCCGGTCCCGATGGCGGTACCGAGGAAAAGCCGGTGGGGACCGTCTTTATTGCCTGCGCCGGTCCTTTGGGTGTCAAATCAAAGAAAATGAACTATGGTACTGGCCGGGAATTTATCCGCCGCCGCAGTGTCTATGCTGCGCTGGAACTGTTGCGCCGCACTATTTTGGGGATTGAATGA
- a CDS encoding hypothetical protein (Evidence 5 : Unknown function), producing the protein MYFNLRMIQDVADRYGRPPIIHMAAPVNEEEYDFIRSTQSFRRCHDVTLYIFKGNQVIVNAKHHYPPGLYRAPSGGLKPGEDFLDGVNREAYEETGAKIEIVKYILQVHVDFTCGRRFIPWRTHVFTAKYVSGKIHPVDIHEIREAKLAGLSEFDNYKKIIDGLESGGLHYRARLHDEVIKHL; encoded by the coding sequence ATGTATTTTAACCTGCGGATGATACAGGATGTAGCCGATCGCTACGGGCGCCCCCCGATAATTCATATGGCGGCCCCGGTCAACGAGGAAGAGTACGATTTTATCCGCTCCACCCAATCGTTTCGGCGGTGCCACGATGTCACACTCTATATTTTCAAAGGGAACCAGGTCATAGTCAACGCCAAGCATCATTATCCTCCGGGGCTGTACCGGGCGCCGTCAGGGGGACTTAAGCCGGGCGAGGATTTTCTGGACGGGGTGAACCGGGAAGCGTATGAAGAGACCGGCGCCAAAATAGAAATTGTCAAATATATTCTGCAGGTGCATGTCGATTTCACCTGCGGGCGGCGGTTTATCCCGTGGCGGACCCATGTCTTTACGGCGAAATACGTTTCCGGAAAGATTCATCCGGTTGATATCCACGAGATTCGGGAGGCGAAACTGGCCGGGTTATCGGAATTCGATAATTATAAGAAGATTATCGACGGTTTGGAATCGGGCGGTCTGCACTATCGCGCCCGGCTCCACGACGAAGTCATCAAACATTTATGA
- a CDS encoding conserved hypothetical protein (Evidence 4 : Unknown function but conserved in other organisms), translating into MMRLFIALPLPREIEEGLGKLIFVLKQKGGHIKWVAPKNIHLTVKFLGEVDEAGVNDISAAVEKTAAKYEVIDGNIENIGAFPDLIRPRVIWAGMAGDIQTVESIVKDIEDAMAALGFAREDKRFKPHLTLGRVKENYGLGDLVSYIKSYQLTPMAFRLTSLVLFKSTLTPRGPIYDRLLEVPLKG; encoded by the coding sequence ATGATGCGACTCTTTATTGCTCTGCCTTTACCCCGGGAAATCGAGGAAGGTCTGGGGAAATTGATATTTGTTCTGAAACAAAAGGGGGGGCATATCAAATGGGTGGCGCCGAAAAATATTCATCTGACGGTCAAATTCCTCGGCGAGGTCGACGAAGCCGGAGTGAATGATATCAGCGCGGCGGTGGAAAAAACGGCTGCAAAATATGAGGTCATCGATGGCAACATTGAAAATATCGGGGCCTTTCCCGATCTGATTCGCCCGCGAGTAATCTGGGCTGGCATGGCCGGGGATATCCAAACGGTCGAGAGCATTGTCAAAGATATCGAAGATGCCATGGCGGCGCTGGGCTTCGCCCGCGAGGACAAGCGTTTCAAGCCGCATCTCACGCTGGGACGGGTGAAAGAAAATTACGGGCTGGGGGATCTGGTGAGTTATATCAAGTCATATCAGTTGACGCCGATGGCCTTCCGGCTCACCTCACTGGTTCTCTTCAAATCGACCCTGACACCGCGCGGCCCGATTTACGACCGCCTCCTTGAAGTCCCGCTCAAAGGATAG
- a CDS encoding membrane hypothetical protein (Evidence 5 : Unknown function), with product MAAKDKPTRGIFETLFVLTLGAIVLQFIGSFFPEARLWGINHAAFVPGLKYLFPVLFLAVIIIYWFFRKPTGGAALKSPGRSNNIISRFWPFLLIPLMTVAYYLLSVKAHFLGDGYTLIFNFSTSQPNMFGRSYGERALQIIYHNLIWTGAKLDAYATFRHLSILAGIIYTSALVFYGRKLFAGWFSLAVFLTLNSLAAATILFYGYVENYSLATAFIYLAMLSGMASLKNDKRSIVPLLSFALAVYLHWISIVYLPALLLYIAFLFRKEGXRQFIVSRQKYIMLIIPAGFLLGYLLVKIWAPPFWRLAFLPPLANTLTLDGYTLFAPKHILDYANLVFLLAPVTLLVLPLTFISKKGRSRSGSTPLKIFLTAAALSGAIAAFILEPKLGMARDWDLMSTMLIPLQLWGVYVWMEWESRTTRFRPASYLLAIAGLSVFVPWLAVNNTAFGQFNYTISMMKLDPLHGRSGFVAFRNLMAALGHRSEALALDRYCADQFPEMASYQEAVRLYLGGQLNKAIESLDRAIRQDPGWFAPYCDKAARLLDLNQPEEALKLLKTADALNPYCSDVYFNYARAYRMLQDSTREKLYLSRSITSDPSETTFYLALGIYYFKHRQYDSAAYYMSRFPDSAYAPEIYYYRGLIAAEEGDNAGAPTFIDKYIALGRDSLALQKARKFKMERLTKPE from the coding sequence ATGGCGGCAAAGGATAAGCCGACACGCGGTATTTTCGAGACCCTTTTTGTCCTGACTCTCGGGGCCATTGTTCTGCAGTTTATCGGTTCCTTTTTTCCTGAGGCAAGGTTGTGGGGAATCAATCATGCCGCCTTTGTACCGGGTCTTAAATATCTTTTCCCGGTTCTCTTTCTGGCGGTCATAATAATATATTGGTTTTTCAGGAAACCGACCGGCGGCGCCGCTCTAAAATCACCGGGCAGATCAAATAACATCATTTCCAGATTTTGGCCTTTTCTTCTAATCCCGCTGATGACAGTCGCCTATTATCTTCTTTCTGTAAAAGCGCACTTTCTTGGCGACGGCTATACCCTGATTTTCAACTTTTCGACGTCCCAGCCCAATATGTTCGGGCGATCCTACGGGGAGCGGGCTCTTCAGATAATTTATCATAATTTGATTTGGACCGGGGCCAAGCTGGATGCCTATGCCACTTTCCGTCATCTTTCCATATTGGCCGGTATTATTTACACTTCGGCGCTTGTCTTCTATGGCCGCAAACTGTTTGCCGGATGGTTTTCCCTGGCGGTCTTTCTGACTTTGAATTCACTGGCCGCGGCGACAATTTTATTCTACGGTTATGTAGAGAACTATTCACTGGCCACGGCTTTCATTTATCTGGCGATGCTTTCCGGAATGGCCTCGCTGAAGAATGATAAGAGGTCAATAGTCCCCTTGCTGTCGTTTGCGCTGGCCGTATATCTGCACTGGATCAGTATAGTATATCTGCCGGCTCTCCTGCTATATATCGCGTTTCTGTTCCGGAAAGAGGGAATNCGGCAATTTATTGTTTCCCGGCAAAAATATATCATGCTGATTATTCCCGCCGGTTTCCTGCTCGGGTATCTTCTCGTTAAAATCTGGGCCCCCCCTTTCTGGAGATTGGCCTTTCTGCCGCCGCTGGCGAACACTCTTACGCTCGACGGCTACACGCTTTTCGCACCCAAACATATTCTCGATTATGCCAATCTGGTCTTCCTCCTGGCTCCCGTTACCCTGCTGGTATTGCCCCTGACATTCATCTCCAAAAAAGGAAGAAGCAGGTCAGGCTCGACTCCATTGAAAATATTTTTGACTGCGGCCGCCCTTTCCGGTGCGATCGCGGCTTTCATACTGGAGCCGAAACTGGGCATGGCGCGCGATTGGGATCTCATGTCCACCATGCTGATCCCGCTGCAACTCTGGGGTGTCTATGTCTGGATGGAGTGGGAATCCCGGACAACCCGCTTTCGCCCCGCGTCGTACTTATTGGCCATAGCGGGGCTGTCGGTCTTTGTTCCCTGGCTGGCGGTTAATAATACCGCCTTCGGTCAATTCAATTATACTATTTCCATGATGAAACTTGATCCTCTACATGGCCGCTCCGGTTTTGTGGCATTCCGAAATCTGATGGCCGCCCTCGGTCACAGATCCGAGGCGCTGGCCCTCGACCGCTATTGTGCCGACCAGTTCCCGGAAATGGCGTCGTATCAGGAGGCGGTTCGCCTATATTTGGGAGGGCAGTTAAATAAGGCCATCGAGTCGCTGGATCGGGCCATCCGCCAGGATCCCGGCTGGTTTGCGCCGTACTGCGACAAGGCCGCCCGCCTTCTTGATTTGAATCAGCCGGAAGAAGCCCTGAAACTATTGAAAACGGCCGATGCTCTCAACCCGTATTGCTCCGATGTATATTTTAATTACGCCCGGGCCTACCGCATGCTCCAGGACAGCACCCGCGAGAAATTGTACCTATCCCGAAGCATCACCAGCGACCCCTCCGAGACCACTTTTTATCTGGCCCTGGGGATATACTATTTTAAACACCGCCAATATGATTCGGCCGCCTATTATATGAGCCGCTTTCCCGATTCCGCCTACGCCCCGGAAATTTATTACTACCGCGGGTTGATCGCCGCCGAAGAAGGGGATAACGCCGGAGCCCCCACCTTCATAGATAAATATATTGCTCTAGGTCGCGATTCGCTGGCCCTTCAAAAAGCCAGAAAATTCAAAATGGAACGGCTGACAAAGCCGGAATAA
- the mauG gene encoding Methylamine utilization protein MauG → MYLRFFLLLVLVIFIPALVVASDNTAPAPPVTAINFHQLGPERLGNQPAVIAPLDNPQTSAKILLGKKLYFDTRLSKDNTISCASCHDPAMGWSDAGPTSTGIDNQKGGRRAPPVANSAYNPLQFWDGRAPSLEEQAKGPVENPIEMGNTHDVMVRSLNDIPGYVEEFKAVFGSSPITVDQVARAIAAYERTIVTTDSPFDRYVRGDNSALTPLEKKGLEIFNGKGHCTACHWGSNFSDGRFHNLGVKPAAGQKPDEGRYAITKNPKDMGAFKTPIVRDAAARPPYMHNGTEKTLEDVMVLYNRGGGDDDDNLDPLMVPLGLSKKEVEALTAFVKRAMTSLNPSVANEQPIPKSELPE, encoded by the coding sequence ATGTATCTGAGGTTTTTTCTTCTATTAGTTTTAGTGATTTTTATTCCGGCCCTGGTGGTCGCGTCTGACAATACCGCGCCGGCCCCGCCGGTGACAGCCATCAATTTCCATCAACTCGGTCCGGAAAGATTGGGCAATCAGCCGGCCGTAATTGCCCCGCTTGACAACCCCCAGACAAGCGCCAAAATTCTTCTGGGGAAGAAACTTTATTTTGACACCCGGCTTTCCAAGGACAACACCATCAGTTGCGCCTCATGTCATGATCCGGCCATGGGATGGTCCGATGCCGGGCCGACCAGCACCGGTATCGATAATCAAAAAGGGGGACGACGGGCACCGCCGGTGGCCAATTCCGCCTATAATCCGCTTCAATTCTGGGACGGCCGCGCCCCCAGTCTCGAAGAGCAGGCCAAGGGGCCGGTCGAGAACCCGATCGAAATGGGCAACACCCACGATGTCATGGTCCGGAGTCTCAACGATATACCCGGCTATGTCGAGGAGTTTAAGGCGGTTTTCGGGTCTTCGCCCATTACGGTCGATCAGGTCGCCCGGGCCATTGCCGCCTATGAACGAACCATTGTCACCACCGATTCTCCGTTTGACAGGTATGTCAGAGGCGACAACAGCGCCCTGACACCATTGGAAAAAAAGGGGCTGGAGATTTTCAACGGCAAGGGTCATTGCACGGCCTGTCACTGGGGAAGTAATTTCAGCGACGGTCGGTTTCATAACCTGGGGGTAAAACCGGCCGCCGGACAGAAACCGGATGAGGGACGATATGCCATAACGAAAAATCCCAAGGATATGGGGGCCTTCAAAACGCCGATTGTGCGCGACGCCGCGGCCCGTCCGCCGTACATGCACAACGGCACCGAAAAGACGCTGGAAGATGTCATGGTGCTGTATAATCGCGGCGGCGGCGATGACGACGATAATCTCGATCCCCTGATGGTCCCGCTGGGATTGTCCAAGAAAGAGGTGGAAGCGCTGACGGCCTTTGTCAAAAGAGCCATGACCAGCCTTAATCCATCGGTGGCCAACGAACAGCCGATTCCGAAATCGGAACTGCCGGAATAG
- a CDS encoding hypothetical protein (Evidence 5 : Unknown function) yields the protein MATIIIFVGGIALVAGIILILASLWYRKPDHPSITGGGTVKHALFWRYKNFWEPKGYKLYNWGMILFAIGLILEIVYYSALV from the coding sequence ATGGCGACAATAATTATTTTTGTCGGAGGCATTGCCCTCGTGGCCGGGATCATTCTGATTTTGGCGTCATTATGGTACCGAAAGCCCGATCATCCGTCTATCACTGGCGGGGGAACCGTCAAACATGCCCTGTTCTGGCGGTACAAAAATTTCTGGGAGCCGAAAGGATACAAATTATATAATTGGGGAATGATATTATTTGCAATCGGGCTGATTCTTGAAATAGTATATTATTCGGCCCTGGTGTGA
- a CDS encoding Phosphatidylglycerophosphatase A, translated as MIKNGLIKFFASGLYSGYSPFIPGTTGTIPAWLLAYFWLGHSQTTLWIGAIVLTAASVVLASLAEPLLGHDSKKIVIDEWAGMAIAVLLVPLSLVNYIIAFVAFRGFDAVKIFPAGRAENLPRGWGVTADDVVAGIQANILTQLIVYLLGRLA; from the coding sequence ATGATAAAAAACGGCCTGATAAAATTTTTCGCCTCCGGACTCTACTCCGGCTATAGCCCCTTTATACCCGGCACCACCGGAACCATCCCGGCCTGGCTCCTGGCTTATTTCTGGCTGGGTCACAGTCAGACAACACTCTGGATTGGAGCCATTGTCTTGACCGCGGCTTCGGTCGTTCTGGCATCCCTGGCGGAACCCTTATTGGGGCACGACTCCAAGAAAATTGTTATTGATGAATGGGCCGGAATGGCAATCGCGGTCCTTCTGGTTCCTTTAAGTCTGGTAAATTACATCATTGCTTTTGTCGCTTTCAGGGGATTCGATGCGGTCAAGATTTTCCCCGCCGGCCGGGCCGAAAATCTCCCCCGCGGGTGGGGGGTGACGGCCGATGATGTCGTGGCCGGGATTCAGGCCAATATCCTGACCCAATTGATAGTCTATTTGCTCGGACGGCTGGCTTGA
- a CDS encoding conserved exported hypothetical protein (Evidence 4 : Unknown function but conserved in other organisms) translates to MKRFLFTLSILVVLVAMMPHDGQTIPAFARKYGFNCNMCHTSFVKLNDFGQRFRNNGYQIPGQEGGEKNVFEIGTPLSIRTSAGIALNKQEKHFTSGFNLYGFDLLAAGVMHKNISFLMIYTPRIDEPAADYSGPGGGNNPSQLATLESANIVFSNLVQDALNVRVGRFEPAYHLISSKRSYYMMSPYEVYGYATPNNGFIFDDNQMGVEATGHLQNGFRYAAGLVNGNGANPDNNKFKDGYFALQQIFGRGEGQSAGQQVGIFGYLGWQPTDMNDVYVSPTGEATGHNSKSFSRIGANFSINYTTFNLRALYLHGADNKAFNTDTTQDYKYNGGFAELDYAGLMNNRLLLSAMYNWVSPPSYDENNKIQAFSLLVRYYLGDWTAVNVALHGEYTHRKTGDANAVKDDNFLFLIDFDF, encoded by the coding sequence ATGAAGAGATTTTTGTTCACACTATCCATTCTGGTCGTATTGGTGGCCATGATGCCGCATGACGGCCAAACGATTCCGGCTTTCGCCCGGAAATACGGTTTCAACTGCAACATGTGCCATACGTCGTTCGTGAAATTGAACGACTTCGGTCAGAGATTCCGCAATAACGGTTATCAGATACCCGGTCAGGAGGGTGGAGAGAAGAATGTTTTTGAAATCGGGACTCCGCTTTCCATTCGCACATCGGCCGGAATTGCCCTCAACAAGCAGGAAAAACATTTTACCTCCGGCTTCAATCTTTATGGTTTCGATCTTCTGGCCGCGGGGGTCATGCATAAGAACATATCGTTTCTGATGATCTATACGCCCCGTATCGATGAACCAGCCGCCGATTATTCCGGACCCGGCGGCGGCAATAACCCGTCGCAACTGGCGACCCTGGAATCGGCCAATATCGTCTTCAGTAATCTTGTGCAGGATGCTTTGAATGTCCGGGTCGGTCGGTTCGAGCCGGCGTACCACTTGATAAGTTCCAAACGCTCTTATTATATGATGAGCCCGTACGAAGTATATGGTTACGCCACGCCCAACAATGGATTTATCTTTGATGATAATCAAATGGGTGTAGAAGCGACCGGGCATTTACAGAACGGTTTCCGCTACGCCGCCGGGCTGGTCAACGGTAACGGCGCCAATCCCGACAATAACAAGTTCAAGGACGGTTATTTCGCCCTGCAACAGATTTTCGGGCGGGGCGAGGGTCAGAGCGCGGGACAGCAGGTCGGAATTTTCGGTTATCTGGGATGGCAGCCGACAGATATGAACGATGTTTATGTTTCTCCAACCGGGGAAGCGACCGGGCACAACAGCAAATCGTTCAGCCGTATCGGCGCCAATTTCTCTATCAATTATACGACTTTCAATCTCCGCGCCCTGTATCTTCACGGCGCCGACAATAAGGCTTTCAATACCGATACGACGCAGGACTATAAGTACAACGGCGGTTTCGCCGAACTCGATTATGCCGGCCTCATGAACAATCGCCTGCTTCTGTCGGCGATGTACAACTGGGTCAGTCCGCCGTCATATGATGAGAATAACAAGATTCAGGCATTTTCCCTACTGGTCAGATACTATCTCGGCGACTGGACCGCCGTCAATGTGGCCCTGCACGGGGAGTATACTCATCGCAAGACCGGCGACGCCAACGCCGTGAAAGACGATAATTTTCTCTTCCTGATCGATTTCGACTTTTAA